A DNA window from Stenotrophomonas sp. 57 contains the following coding sequences:
- a CDS encoding porin, protein MRPIPTLLALSLAALPAFASAADFDNWPTKYTFGNGTELAATANIAYDYNDFSSGSGLEDDDAVRRKEFGATLKKKGVYDAMVYYDFQSDTWLDVFVRFESKAFFGRDVGRFRFGYMKTPVGLDANTSSRAGTFLETALPVQAFYAGRRTGVEWVLERPQYLLQAGAYGGKDLQGDNPGTTQAVRAVWTPVKAPGDVIHLGVAYSQENPRGYSDGRDVHHEASARLRARPEAGLTDIRFVDSGALVTADQIRRTGLEGIWIRGPFSLQAEALQATVTRKGLPDYTGSGQYAMASWVLTGESRPYNAGAVANIKPAHDYGALELVARYSRLDLDDGSILGGRQHDLTLGANWYLTSHFKFQANYVKVDASRRGVHSTPEIFELRAQMHF, encoded by the coding sequence ATGCGCCCGATTCCCACCTTGCTGGCCCTGTCCCTGGCCGCCCTTCCCGCCTTCGCTTCGGCTGCGGATTTCGACAACTGGCCGACCAAGTACACCTTCGGCAACGGCACCGAACTGGCCGCCACCGCCAACATCGCCTACGACTACAACGACTTCTCCTCGGGCAGCGGCCTTGAGGACGACGACGCCGTGCGCCGCAAGGAGTTCGGTGCGACGCTGAAGAAGAAGGGCGTCTATGACGCAATGGTCTACTACGACTTCCAGTCCGACACCTGGCTGGACGTGTTCGTGCGCTTCGAGAGCAAGGCCTTCTTCGGCCGTGACGTCGGCCGCTTCCGCTTCGGCTACATGAAGACCCCGGTCGGTCTGGATGCGAACACGTCCTCGCGCGCCGGCACGTTCCTGGAGACCGCGCTGCCCGTGCAGGCCTTCTATGCCGGCCGCCGTACCGGCGTGGAATGGGTGCTGGAGCGCCCGCAGTACCTGCTGCAGGCCGGCGCCTACGGTGGCAAGGACCTGCAGGGCGACAACCCCGGCACCACCCAGGCGGTGCGTGCGGTGTGGACGCCGGTGAAGGCGCCGGGTGACGTGATCCACCTGGGCGTGGCCTATTCGCAGGAAAATCCGCGTGGCTACAGCGATGGCCGTGATGTGCACCATGAGGCCAGCGCACGCCTGCGCGCACGCCCGGAAGCTGGCCTGACCGACATCCGCTTCGTCGATTCCGGCGCGCTGGTCACCGCCGACCAGATCCGTCGCACCGGCCTGGAAGGCATCTGGATCCGCGGCCCGTTCTCGCTGCAGGCCGAAGCGCTGCAGGCCACCGTCACCCGCAAGGGCCTGCCGGATTACACCGGCAGCGGCCAGTACGCGATGGCCAGCTGGGTGCTGACCGGTGAATCGCGCCCGTACAACGCTGGTGCCGTGGCCAACATCAAGCCGGCGCACGACTACGGCGCGCTGGAACTGGTGGCCCGCTACAGCCGCCTGGACCTGGACGACGGCAGCATTCTCGGTGGCCGCCAGCACGACCTGACCCTGGGCGCGAACTGGTACCTGACCAGCCACTTCAAGTTCCAGGCCAACTACGTGAAGGTCGACGCCAGCCGCCGTGGCGTGCACAGCACGCCGGAGATCTTCGAACTGCGCGCGCAGATGCACTTCTGA